The Chitinophaga flava genome has a segment encoding these proteins:
- a CDS encoding cation:proton antiporter, whose amino-acid sequence MHLPKLIIDLALILGAAGIITLLFRRLKQPMVLGYIIAGFLVGPNFHLFPSISDGESVKIWSEIGVIFLLFSLGLEFSFKKLMRVGGTAAITAFVEIACITVAGYFTGQLMGWSTMDSLFLGGLLASSSTTIIIRAFEELGIKQKPFTKIVFGVLVIEDIVVILLMVLLSTMAVSKQFEGTQMLFTIAKLMFFLAVWFLAGIFLLPTFLKKMEKYMNSETLLILSIALCLGMVILATQVGFSAELGAFIMGSIIAETTSSEKVEHLIQPVKDLFGAIFFVSVGMLINPEMIVEYRWPVLWITLLTIFGKFFSTTFGALVSGRPLKESVQVGMSMAQVGEFAFIIATLGVTLGVTSEFLFPVAVGVSAVTTFTTPYMIKFSTPLYNWLEKIIPGKWLTAINRYSASSQTLQGESDWRAVLNAYLKVIILNSVILIAIILLNTYYVWPFVAKYVNNQLLAKLIAVVIAIAMMGPFISALTIKKVQSIAYKALWLDSKYNRGPLVVVEVIRNVIAVLLVGFLLRQFFPFWPALLGTSLVMLVVLLALRQQLQKYYGRIEHRFLSNLNAREEAVAAAKKAQAADLLPWDAQVSELEINPWSTLIDTPLADLQLREKYGINVGAIKRGNVTIYAPTRDEKLFPHDIITAIGTEAQLEEFNRVVNTLNVERSDDVANDNVGLTSIVVDEHNGLKGQTIRSSGIREKTSALVVGIARGSNRILNPPSDMPFEWEDVVWLVGDRKKIAAFNRP is encoded by the coding sequence ATGCATCTACCGAAATTGATTATTGACCTGGCATTGATCTTAGGAGCGGCGGGTATTATTACTTTATTATTCAGGCGACTGAAGCAGCCTATGGTATTAGGTTACATCATCGCCGGCTTTCTGGTGGGGCCTAACTTCCATCTTTTCCCCTCCATCAGTGACGGGGAGAGTGTTAAAATATGGTCTGAGATCGGTGTGATCTTCCTGTTGTTCTCACTGGGACTGGAATTCAGTTTTAAAAAGCTGATGCGTGTAGGAGGCACGGCCGCTATTACTGCCTTTGTGGAAATTGCCTGTATCACAGTGGCCGGTTATTTCACCGGGCAGCTGATGGGCTGGAGTACGATGGACAGCCTGTTCCTGGGTGGTTTGCTGGCCAGTTCGTCCACCACCATTATTATCAGGGCTTTTGAAGAACTGGGTATCAAACAAAAACCCTTTACCAAAATTGTTTTCGGGGTACTGGTGATAGAAGATATTGTGGTAATCCTGCTGATGGTGCTGCTTTCCACAATGGCCGTCAGTAAACAGTTTGAAGGCACTCAGATGTTGTTTACCATCGCCAAACTAATGTTCTTCCTGGCGGTATGGTTCCTCGCAGGCATTTTCCTGCTGCCTACCTTTTTGAAGAAGATGGAGAAATATATGAACAGTGAAACACTGCTCATTTTAAGTATTGCCCTTTGCCTGGGTATGGTGATCCTGGCCACACAGGTAGGATTTTCAGCAGAGCTGGGCGCATTTATCATGGGTTCCATCATTGCGGAGACTACCTCCTCCGAAAAAGTAGAGCACCTTATTCAGCCTGTAAAGGACCTTTTTGGCGCTATCTTCTTTGTGTCTGTAGGTATGCTCATCAATCCGGAGATGATCGTGGAATACCGCTGGCCCGTATTATGGATCACGCTGCTGACTATCTTCGGTAAATTCTTCAGCACGACCTTCGGTGCGTTGGTATCCGGCCGCCCACTCAAAGAATCCGTGCAGGTGGGCATGAGTATGGCACAGGTAGGCGAATTTGCCTTTATCATTGCCACACTGGGCGTAACGCTGGGCGTTACCAGCGAGTTCCTGTTCCCCGTAGCTGTAGGTGTTTCTGCTGTCACTACCTTCACCACGCCTTACATGATCAAGTTTTCCACACCGCTGTACAACTGGCTGGAAAAGATCATCCCGGGAAAATGGCTGACAGCGATCAACCGCTACTCTGCCAGTTCTCAAACCCTGCAGGGTGAAAGTGACTGGCGTGCGGTACTCAATGCTTATCTGAAAGTTATTATCCTCAACAGTGTGATCCTCATCGCCATCATCCTGTTGAATACCTACTATGTATGGCCATTCGTTGCCAAATATGTGAACAACCAGCTGCTGGCCAAACTGATAGCGGTAGTCATTGCCATTGCTATGATGGGGCCTTTTATTTCAGCACTTACCATCAAAAAGGTGCAGAGCATCGCCTATAAAGCGCTCTGGCTCGACTCCAAATACAACCGGGGCCCGCTGGTAGTGGTGGAAGTGATCCGTAACGTGATCGCTGTATTGCTGGTCGGTTTCCTGCTGAGACAGTTCTTCCCTTTCTGGCCCGCATTGCTGGGCACATCGCTGGTGATGCTGGTGGTATTACTGGCATTAAGGCAACAGCTGCAGAAATATTACGGCCGTATCGAACATCGCTTTCTGTCTAACCTGAATGCCCGTGAAGAGGCTGTGGCCGCGGCTAAAAAAGCTCAGGCTGCCGATCTGCTTCCCTGGGATGCGCAGGTATCCGAACTGGAAATCAATCCATGGTCTACCCTGATAGACACGCCCCTGGCGGATCTGCAGCTGCGGGAAAAATACGGCATCAATGTAGGCGCTATCAAAAGAGGCAATGTCACCATCTATGCCCCTACCCGTGATGAAAAACTATTCCCACACGATATCATCACCGCCATCGGCACAGAAGCACAGCTGGAAGAGTTTAACCGGGTAGTCAATACCCTCAATGTGGAAAGAAGTGATGATGTGGCCAACGATAATGTAGGTCTTACCAGCATCGTGGTAGACGAACACAATGGCCTGAAAGGACAAACCATCCGCAGCTCCGGTATCCGTGAAAAAACCAGTGCCCTTGTAGTAGGCATCGCACGCGGCAGCAACCGTATCCTCAATCCCCCTTCTGATATGCCTTTTGAATGGGAAGATGTGGTATGGCTGGTAGGTGATCGCAAAAAGATCGCTGCATTTAACAGACCCTAG